A region from the Streptomyces tsukubensis genome encodes:
- a CDS encoding FlgD immunoglobulin-like domain containing protein yields MQHHNGRPRTAIRRSVATAVTVALGAGLVTAVAPAATATTSQGITAGEAVLPPQDRLMPQRVALHEAGPTGYTAEVEGSGTRLWTDYATGETKPADNVSGHSGLRSAQTTGADGTRTVTVTDLATGGKTVYSLPPDVFYTLAHTHDAIVVYRKNAEGLVASLGIQRRAADGTTEETPVTGVPGISTSLVSYPQGQSGFGAFIAAKNGSSSNVYWHLDYATARLTKVPGWSGQQPGRHQVITGFDRFTDKITTVDLRNPDAAPVVTDISLRQGAEGWTPRFAVVGDTILVSRDVYSHDKAPVLGARLMAVPIGNTGEPRELLPHSIDRFATAPDGSVLVTGGSTSRDWGVRRVTAEADGSLKLTTAHRIPATTAAIDGLALGGGRLTYTAQTETGQWWNSHSHDITGSGTPVIGPRNKSFRVSGPELREASGRYAIVNDGDNRQNIVDVWTNYSSNVVLSRAKTAASVWGTTLWTPGKTVGHVLPFDLKTRKAGAELKLGSGCVPDDLQAVGRWMYWACGTTKAGVYDRTAAKNLPVTAGGKTKLGDGFVVREDGGKLALTNLHTGVTAPVATVPANAKWAVDKFGGHLAYVDAEQAIRVPSVDVPRSPLVVAESEIDGSFTLAAAFDDRTWNGRWQLSRPAGSWSVAIKNAAGTVVRTLPQGSVPQIGARISAVWDGKNAAGRAMPNGKYGVILIVDGRPLASSWLTLHGSHDAPRDYTADGIPEVVTRLGADLVAHQGLVKTAAGGAVQRVSKGWKNITSVLPMGDMNNQGYDDLVVRNTAGELWRYEGSRLGLPGPTSAKVRIGTGFGSFDTILPAGDLTGDGRGDLLARKPDGKLYVYAVSSGGALRSAGILSGSFKGLTLIAAGDLTGDRHGDLLARDAGGELWRFNGTGKGTLGAKTLVQKDWAVTSKAFSGTGDLNGDGNADLVSRDTAGRLWQHLGTGKGTLSAPAQVGTGWQRYTSLH; encoded by the coding sequence TTGCAGCACCACAACGGCCGTCCTCGTACGGCCATCCGCCGCTCCGTCGCGACGGCGGTCACGGTCGCCCTGGGCGCGGGCCTGGTCACGGCGGTCGCACCCGCCGCGACGGCCACGACTTCGCAGGGCATCACGGCCGGTGAGGCCGTACTGCCGCCGCAGGACCGTCTGATGCCCCAACGCGTGGCACTCCACGAGGCGGGACCCACCGGCTACACGGCCGAGGTCGAGGGTTCCGGCACCCGCCTCTGGACCGACTACGCGACGGGCGAGACCAAGCCCGCCGACAACGTCTCCGGCCACTCCGGACTGCGGAGCGCCCAGACGACGGGCGCGGACGGCACCCGGACCGTGACCGTCACCGACCTGGCCACGGGCGGGAAGACGGTCTACAGCCTGCCCCCGGACGTCTTCTACACCCTGGCCCACACCCACGACGCGATCGTCGTCTACCGGAAGAACGCCGAAGGTCTCGTCGCATCGCTGGGCATCCAGCGGCGGGCCGCCGACGGCACCACCGAGGAGACCCCGGTGACCGGTGTCCCGGGGATCAGTACCTCCCTGGTCTCCTATCCGCAGGGGCAGAGCGGCTTCGGGGCCTTCATCGCCGCCAAGAACGGCAGCAGCAGCAACGTCTACTGGCACCTCGACTACGCCACCGCGCGGCTCACCAAGGTGCCCGGCTGGAGCGGCCAGCAGCCCGGCCGGCACCAGGTCATCACCGGCTTCGACCGCTTCACCGACAAGATCACCACCGTCGACCTGCGCAATCCCGACGCGGCGCCCGTGGTGACCGATATCTCCCTGCGGCAGGGTGCCGAGGGGTGGACGCCCAGGTTCGCCGTGGTCGGTGACACGATCCTCGTCAGCCGTGATGTCTACTCGCACGACAAGGCCCCCGTGCTCGGCGCGAGGCTGATGGCCGTCCCCATAGGGAACACCGGCGAGCCGCGGGAACTGCTGCCGCACTCGATCGACCGGTTCGCCACGGCTCCCGACGGCAGCGTGCTCGTCACGGGCGGCAGTACGTCCCGGGACTGGGGCGTCCGCCGGGTCACCGCGGAAGCGGACGGCAGCCTCAAGCTGACCACCGCTCACCGGATCCCGGCGACCACCGCGGCGATCGACGGTCTCGCACTCGGCGGCGGCAGGCTCACCTATACGGCGCAGACGGAGACAGGCCAGTGGTGGAACAGCCACAGCCATGACATCACGGGTTCGGGTACGCCTGTCATCGGCCCGCGGAACAAGAGCTTCCGGGTATCAGGGCCGGAGCTGCGCGAGGCGAGCGGCCGCTATGCGATCGTCAACGACGGCGACAACCGGCAGAACATTGTCGATGTCTGGACGAACTACAGCAGCAATGTCGTGCTGTCGCGGGCCAAGACGGCCGCGTCGGTCTGGGGCACCACCCTGTGGACGCCCGGCAAGACGGTGGGCCATGTCCTCCCGTTCGACCTGAAGACCAGGAAGGCCGGTGCCGAACTGAAGCTGGGCTCCGGCTGCGTACCGGACGACCTTCAGGCCGTGGGCCGCTGGATGTACTGGGCCTGCGGAACCACCAAGGCGGGCGTGTACGACCGCACCGCGGCCAAGAACCTTCCGGTGACGGCGGGCGGGAAGACGAAGCTGGGAGACGGCTTCGTGGTCCGCGAGGACGGCGGCAAGCTGGCGCTGACGAACCTGCACACCGGGGTTACGGCCCCGGTCGCCACGGTCCCGGCGAACGCGAAGTGGGCGGTCGACAAGTTCGGCGGCCATCTCGCGTACGTGGACGCCGAGCAGGCGATCAGGGTCCCGTCCGTGGACGTACCGCGCAGCCCCCTCGTCGTCGCCGAATCCGAGATCGACGGGTCCTTCACGCTCGCAGCCGCTTTCGATGACCGCACCTGGAACGGCCGCTGGCAGCTCAGCCGCCCGGCCGGCTCCTGGTCCGTGGCGATCAAGAACGCGGCGGGCACGGTCGTACGCACCCTGCCGCAGGGCTCCGTACCGCAGATAGGCGCCCGGATCAGCGCCGTCTGGGACGGGAAGAACGCGGCCGGCCGGGCCATGCCCAACGGCAAGTACGGGGTGATTCTGATCGTCGACGGGCGTCCGCTCGCCAGCAGCTGGCTCACTCTGCACGGCAGCCACGACGCGCCGCGCGACTACACCGCCGACGGTATCCCCGAGGTCGTCACCCGCCTCGGCGCGGACCTCGTCGCCCACCAGGGTCTGGTGAAGACGGCCGCGGGCGGTGCGGTGCAGCGGGTCTCCAAGGGCTGGAAGAACATCACGTCCGTCCTGCCCATGGGCGATATGAACAACCAGGGCTACGACGATCTGGTGGTCCGGAACACGGCGGGTGAGCTGTGGCGCTACGAGGGCAGCCGTCTCGGGCTGCCGGGGCCGACGTCGGCGAAGGTCCGGATCGGTACGGGGTTCGGGTCCTTCGACACGATCCTGCCCGCGGGTGATCTGACGGGCGACGGCCGTGGTGATCTGCTGGCGCGCAAGCCGGACGGGAAGCTGTACGTGTACGCGGTCAGCTCGGGCGGTGCGCTGCGTTCGGCGGGGATCCTCAGCGGGTCTTTCAAGGGTCTGACGCTGATCGCCGCGGGTGATCTGACGGGCGACCGCCACGGTGATCTGCTGGCCCGTGATGCCGGTGGTGAGCTGTGGCGCTTCAACGGCACCGGTAAGGGCACGCTGGGCGCCAAGACCCTGGTCCAGAAGGACTGGGCAGTGACCAGCAAGGCGTTCTCGGGCACCGGTGACCTCAACGGCGACGGCAACGCGGACCTGGTCTCGCGCGACACCGCGGGCCGTCTGTGGCAGCACCTGGGCACGGGGAAGGGCACCCTTTCGGCACCGGCCCAGGTGGGTACGGGCTGGCAGCGGTACACGTCTCTGCACTGA